The following are from one region of the Ochotona princeps isolate mOchPri1 chromosome 4, mOchPri1.hap1, whole genome shotgun sequence genome:
- the SYT13 gene encoding synaptotagmin-13 isoform X2: MFNVKKSTEPVQPRALLKFPDMYGPRPNVTTPEVINYADYTLRTTEEQPAPASPQASHDSRLKHQVTEELFILPQNGVVEDVCVTETWNPEKAASWNQAPKLHYCLDYDRQKAELFVTRLEAMTNGHDRGCDCYVQGSVANRTGSVEAQTALKKRQLHTTWEEGLALPLAEEELPTATLTLTLRTCDRFSRHSVAGELRLGLDGVAVPLGAAQWGELKTSDKESSAGSGEILLSISYLPAANRLLVVLIKAKNLHSHQSKELLGKDVSVKVTLKHQAQKLKKKQTKRAKHKINPVWNEMIMFELPDDLLRASSVELEVLGQDEEGQSCALGCCSLGLHASGSERSHWEEMLKNPRRQIAMWHRLHL, from the exons TTCAATGTGAAGAAATCCACAGAGCCCGTCCAGCCCCGGGCCCTGCTGAAGTTCCCAGACATGTACGGCCCCAGGCCGAATGTGACCACTCCTGAGGTCATCAACTATGCGGACTACACACTGAGAACCACAGAGGagcagccagcacctgccagcccccAGGCCTCACATGATAGTCGCCTCAAGCACCAGGTCACGGAGGAGTTGTTCATCCTTCCTCAGAATG GTGTGGTGGAGGACGTCTGTGTGACTGAGACCTGGAACCCAGAGAAGGCTGCGAGCTGGAATCAGGCCCCCAAACTCCACTACTGCCTGGACTATGACCGGCAGAAGGCTGAGCTGTTTGTGACGCGCCTGGAAG CAATGACCAATGGCCACGACAGAGGCTGTGACTGCTATGTCCAGGGCAGTGTGGCCAACAGGACCGGCTCTGTGGAGGCCCAGACGGCACTGAAGAAACGGCAGCTACATACCACGTGGGAGGAGGGACTGGCGCTCCCCCTGGCAGAGGAGGAGTTGCCCACAgccaccctgaccctgactctgaggACCTGTGATCGCTTCTCTCGTCACAGTGTGGCTGGGGAGCTCCGCCTGGGCCTGGATGGTGTGGCCGTGCCTCTAGGGGCTGCCCAGTGGGGTGAGCTGAAGACTTCCGATAAG GAGTCTTCTGCGGGGAGTGGAGAGATTCTTTTGTCTATCAGCTACCTGCCGGCTGCCAACCGCCTCCTGGTGGTGCTGATTAAAGCCAAGAACCTCCACTCTCACCAGTCCAAGGAGCTCCTGGGCAAGG ATGTCTCGGTCAAGGTGACTTTGAAGCACCAGGCTCAGAAGCTGAAGAAGAAGCAGACAAAACGGGCCAAGCATAAGATCAACCCAGTGTGGAACGAGATGATCATGTTTGAGTTGCCAGATGACCTGCTGCGGGCCTCCAGCGTGGAGCTAGAGGTGCTAGGCCAGGATGAGGAGGGCCAGAGCTGTGCGCTGGGGTGTTGCAGCTTGGGCCTGCATGCCTCGGGCTCTGAGCGCAGCCACTGGGAGGAGATGCTCAAAAACCCACGCCGCCAGATTGCCATGTGGCACAGGCTGCACTTGTAA